Proteins encoded in a region of the Synechococcus sp. BIOS-U3-1 genome:
- a CDS encoding YebC/PmpR family DNA-binding transcriptional regulator, producing the protein MAGHSKWSQIKRTKAVVDAKRGAVFTRIGREITVAARQGGDPDGNFQLRTAIVKAKAAGVPASNIERAIAKGSGKAGDTEQLESIRYEGYGPGGVAVLVEALSDNRNRTAAAVRLAFNKHGGNLGESGCVSYLFEHRSEVSLQNPSINEEALLECLLNLKANGYELRSTGEALVHGPFEALESLQNGLRDQGWRVSEWAHCWHPLTQVRPDNEDITRQCLKLLEALEELDDICSVNANLELRDDLSL; encoded by the coding sequence ATGGCAGGCCACAGCAAATGGTCCCAGATCAAACGCACCAAAGCGGTGGTGGATGCAAAGCGAGGTGCTGTGTTCACCAGGATCGGGCGCGAAATCACCGTGGCCGCACGCCAGGGCGGTGACCCAGATGGAAATTTCCAGCTGCGCACGGCGATCGTCAAAGCCAAAGCCGCTGGCGTGCCAGCGAGCAACATTGAACGAGCCATCGCGAAAGGCTCCGGCAAAGCTGGTGACACAGAACAACTTGAATCAATCCGCTACGAGGGTTATGGCCCCGGCGGAGTAGCTGTGCTGGTGGAGGCACTGAGCGACAACCGCAATCGCACTGCAGCCGCTGTGCGATTGGCCTTCAACAAACACGGCGGCAACCTCGGTGAAAGCGGATGTGTGAGCTACCTCTTCGAGCATCGAAGTGAAGTGAGCCTCCAGAACCCGTCAATCAATGAAGAGGCACTGCTGGAATGCTTGCTCAATCTGAAGGCCAACGGTTATGAGCTCAGAAGCACCGGAGAGGCCCTGGTCCATGGTCCCTTTGAAGCGCTCGAATCCCTGCAAAACGGGCTGCGCGATCAAGGATGGAGGGTGTCGGAATGGGCACACTGCTGGCACCCTCTCACCCAGGTGAGACCGGACAACGAAGACATCACCCGACAGTGCTTGAAGTTGCTGGAGGCCTTGGAGGAACTCGACGACATCTGCAGTGTTAACGCGAATCTCGAACTGAGGGATGACCTCAGCCTGTGA
- a CDS encoding hydantoinase B/oxoprolinase family protein encodes MNGWQFWIDRGGTFTDLVARNPSGQLLVRKVLSEQPDVPGDPAVAAMRELMGLTLEQRIDPGLIEELRLGTTVATNALLEGAGEPVLLVTNRGLADLLVIGDQHRQDLFALAIPEPPSLLAAIEEVHCRLDADGRELEPLRLQDGFLERLVRHHQAGIRCCAIALMHAWRDPIHEQALAELVRMAGFRTVVCSHEASPLPRLVPRGQTTVVEAAIRPVLSSYLTQVQGALGDQTRLRVMTSSGALQHPNSLLAKDTILSGPAGGMVGAVAAAQQAGLGASALVGVDMGGTSTDVFCLPSGAADREWERSAETAIAGFQLTAARLPIHTVAAGGGSIVSADGGRLTVGPCSAGADPGPACYRRGGPLAITDAHLLLGRLQVAAFPAVFGPDRDQPPDLQATREQFQALASRLGQQPEQLAEGALDLAVEVMAGAIRHVSLFRGHDIRGGALIAYGGAAGQLACRLAESLGLSQVLLHPLAGVLSAYGLGQARQRQLHQRSIRRPLDAALLTQLPAMVTSDLKTAILKLQKLTAGSSAAPEHQIRIELRDSSAEQGLMFSLASGVADLDQHQLETWFDQAHQRRFGYAPPRTAPLIAERLEVEVLDAMAESSRPSTPQVQGAAAATSSAIPLRARVHWREQGWCEVPVLERWQLKCDQHLSGPALILDPTAGIVLEPGWMARLLDDGSVLLEGASRGASVSSCSGAGASEANSDQDSVPDPVDLSLFHHRFMQIAERMGERLRQTSRSVNMRERLDFSCALFDSQGALVANAPHIPVHLGSMGDAVEDLLGQIRRGERPSLAAGDTVISNDPFHGGTHLPDITAITPCFLEGDPDPFAFVACRGHHADVGGLTPGSMPPFSSSIEEEGLLVRNHWLIAGGTPDRRGWNQCLQGLSAPPRDPELLWADLQAQAAANRLGTELVDQLLQLEGRLRVRRYLRHVQDHAAETVRRLIGRFQDRAFEVELDNGAKLKLALKVDRKRQQALLDFTGTSPQGTHNFHAPLAVTKAAVLYVIRCLVEEPIPLNAGCFRPLTLIVPKDSLLNPSAPAAVVGGNVETSQALCNLLFASLGVMAAAQGTMNNLTFGDGRRQYYETIAGGGGAGKGFAGSSGVQTHMTNSRLTDPEILEQRFPVRLERFGFRRGSGGVGRWRGGDGLVREFRFLEPMTAALLSGSRTVAPFGLAGGESGKTGTALLTRADGTVQELDGCVQLQVNTGDRLLIATPGGGGFDPFTG; translated from the coding sequence TTGAACGGCTGGCAGTTCTGGATTGACCGTGGCGGTACGTTCACCGACCTGGTGGCCCGTAACCCTTCAGGACAGCTGTTGGTGCGAAAGGTGCTTTCGGAGCAGCCGGATGTTCCTGGGGATCCAGCTGTTGCTGCCATGCGCGAGTTGATGGGGCTCACGCTGGAGCAGCGGATTGATCCCGGATTGATCGAGGAACTGCGACTGGGCACCACCGTTGCCACCAATGCACTGCTTGAGGGGGCTGGCGAGCCTGTGCTGCTTGTGACCAATCGCGGCCTGGCCGATCTGTTGGTGATCGGTGACCAGCACCGTCAAGACCTTTTTGCGTTGGCCATTCCCGAGCCCCCTTCTCTGCTGGCTGCCATCGAGGAGGTGCACTGTCGCCTGGATGCAGATGGCAGGGAGTTGGAACCACTACGGCTCCAGGATGGGTTCTTGGAGAGGCTTGTCCGTCATCACCAGGCCGGCATCCGCTGTTGCGCCATCGCTTTGATGCATGCCTGGCGTGATCCCATCCATGAACAAGCTCTGGCGGAGCTAGTCCGTATGGCGGGGTTCAGGACGGTGGTCTGCTCTCATGAGGCCAGTCCACTGCCGCGCCTAGTTCCTAGAGGACAGACCACAGTGGTTGAGGCCGCCATTCGGCCTGTGCTGTCCTCCTATCTGACTCAGGTGCAAGGCGCTTTGGGGGATCAGACCCGATTGCGGGTGATGACGTCCAGTGGGGCTCTGCAGCATCCCAATTCGCTCCTTGCCAAGGACACAATCCTGTCGGGTCCGGCGGGCGGCATGGTCGGAGCTGTTGCCGCCGCACAACAAGCTGGTCTCGGGGCTTCGGCTCTGGTGGGTGTGGATATGGGGGGCACGAGCACGGATGTGTTTTGCCTGCCTTCGGGCGCTGCCGACCGGGAGTGGGAACGCAGCGCTGAAACGGCGATTGCAGGGTTTCAGCTGACAGCGGCGCGGCTGCCGATCCACACGGTGGCGGCAGGAGGGGGGTCGATTGTCAGTGCTGATGGCGGTCGACTGACGGTGGGTCCATGCTCGGCTGGTGCTGATCCAGGCCCAGCCTGTTATCGCCGTGGCGGGCCTCTGGCCATCACGGATGCCCATCTGCTGCTCGGTCGACTGCAGGTCGCTGCCTTCCCGGCAGTGTTTGGGCCGGACCGCGATCAGCCTCCTGATCTTCAGGCGACCCGTGAGCAGTTCCAGGCGCTTGCGTCTCGATTGGGTCAACAACCCGAGCAGCTGGCCGAAGGTGCTCTTGACCTCGCCGTCGAGGTGATGGCGGGAGCGATCCGGCATGTTTCTTTGTTCCGTGGGCATGACATCCGTGGAGGTGCGCTGATCGCCTACGGCGGAGCTGCAGGGCAGCTGGCCTGCCGGCTGGCTGAATCTCTGGGGCTGAGTCAGGTGCTGCTGCATCCCCTGGCTGGTGTGCTCTCGGCCTATGGCCTTGGGCAGGCCCGTCAGCGTCAGCTGCATCAGAGATCCATCCGCCGTCCTCTGGATGCTGCTTTGCTCACTCAGCTGCCGGCCATGGTCACATCTGACCTGAAAACAGCGATCTTGAAGCTGCAGAAGCTCACGGCTGGTTCCTCGGCAGCACCGGAGCATCAGATCAGGATTGAGCTGCGCGATTCTTCTGCGGAACAGGGGCTGATGTTCTCCCTGGCATCAGGTGTTGCAGACCTGGATCAGCATCAGCTTGAAACCTGGTTTGACCAGGCGCATCAACGTCGGTTCGGCTATGCGCCGCCGCGCACGGCTCCTTTGATCGCCGAACGCCTCGAAGTGGAGGTGCTGGATGCGATGGCGGAGAGCTCCCGCCCATCAACTCCTCAAGTTCAAGGGGCCGCAGCAGCTACGTCATCTGCCATACCTCTGCGTGCTCGCGTTCACTGGAGAGAGCAGGGCTGGTGTGAGGTGCCTGTGTTGGAGCGCTGGCAGTTGAAGTGCGATCAGCATTTGTCGGGACCTGCGCTCATCCTGGACCCCACGGCGGGCATCGTTCTGGAGCCAGGTTGGATGGCCAGGCTGTTGGACGACGGCAGTGTGCTGCTCGAGGGTGCATCCAGGGGTGCCTCTGTCAGTTCCTGTTCCGGGGCGGGTGCCAGTGAAGCGAATTCGGACCAGGACTCGGTCCCAGATCCTGTGGATCTGAGCCTCTTCCATCACCGTTTCATGCAAATTGCTGAGCGCATGGGAGAGCGGCTGCGTCAGACCAGTCGTTCTGTGAATATGCGGGAGCGGCTGGATTTCTCCTGTGCGCTGTTCGATTCACAGGGGGCACTTGTGGCCAATGCGCCTCATATCCCTGTGCACCTGGGTTCAATGGGTGATGCGGTTGAAGATCTGCTGGGGCAGATCCGCCGGGGGGAGAGGCCTTCGCTGGCGGCTGGGGACACCGTGATCAGCAACGATCCATTTCATGGTGGTACCCACTTGCCTGACATCACGGCGATCACACCCTGTTTCCTCGAGGGAGACCCCGACCCCTTCGCTTTTGTGGCCTGTCGCGGCCACCACGCGGATGTCGGCGGGCTGACGCCAGGTTCGATGCCTCCTTTCAGCTCCAGCATTGAGGAGGAAGGTCTACTGGTGCGCAATCACTGGTTAATCGCCGGGGGAACACCGGATCGCAGGGGCTGGAATCAATGTTTGCAGGGGCTCAGTGCACCTCCCAGGGACCCCGAACTGCTTTGGGCAGATCTTCAGGCACAGGCGGCGGCCAATCGTTTGGGAACTGAACTCGTCGATCAGCTTCTGCAACTGGAGGGCCGCCTCCGAGTGCGGCGCTACCTGCGGCATGTTCAGGACCATGCGGCGGAAACCGTTCGGAGGCTGATTGGCCGCTTTCAGGACAGGGCCTTCGAGGTTGAGCTCGACAACGGTGCAAAGCTCAAGCTGGCCTTGAAGGTCGATCGCAAACGGCAACAGGCCTTGCTCGATTTCACTGGGACCAGTCCCCAGGGCACCCACAACTTCCATGCTCCGCTGGCGGTCACCAAGGCTGCTGTTCTTTATGTGATCCGTTGTCTGGTTGAGGAGCCGATTCCCCTGAATGCTGGATGTTTTCGCCCTTTGACTCTGATCGTCCCGAAGGACTCCCTGCTGAACCCCAGCGCACCGGCTGCAGTCGTGGGCGGCAATGTAGAAACCTCGCAGGCTCTCTGCAATCTCTTGTTTGCATCGCTCGGGGTGATGGCCGCGGCCCAGGGCACGATGAACAACCTCACCTTTGGTGACGGGCGCAGGCAGTATTACGAGACCATCGCCGGTGGTGGTGGAGCAGGCAAAGGCTTCGCTGGATCAAGCGGCGTGCAGACGCATATGACCAACTCCAGGCTCACGGACCCGGAGATTCTCGAGCAGAGATTTCCAGTGAGACTTGAACGTTTCGGCTTCCGTCGAGGCAGCGGTGGAGTTGGTCGCTGGCGTGGAGGAGATGGTTTGGTGAGGGAGTTCCGTTTTCTGGAACCGATGACTGCAGCGCTGTTGTCTGGTTCCAGAACCGTCGCCCCTTTCGGCCTGGCCGGTGGAGAATCGGGCAAAACGGGAACGGCTCTTTTAACCCGAGCTGATGGAACGGTGCAGGAGCTGGACGGTTGCGTGCAGCTTCAGGTCAATACCGGCGATCGACTTCTGATCGCCACTCCCGGTGGCGGTGGCTTTGATCCGTTCACAGGCTGA
- a CDS encoding glucosamine-6-phosphate deaminase yields the protein MEAVVDHVVNHLVTALDQERFKPLGMATGRTMEPFYAALIQRLATWPSPQFEQLKRCWLSFNLDEYVGLPPEDSRSFAAYMHTQLGCHLDLSHCQLQLPDGMAKDSAEEARRYGSALHEAGGIGLQLLGLGGNGHVGFNEPPSQPGSGCRVVTLEQATRIQNASAFGGNPEEVPEQAITLGLDEILAADEIHLIVTGAAKAEILRTALLDPCSAEVPASWLQRHSAVHLWVDDAASAHLPMLS from the coding sequence ATGGAGGCGGTCGTGGATCACGTGGTGAACCATCTCGTCACGGCCCTCGACCAGGAGCGCTTCAAGCCGCTTGGGATGGCCACGGGAAGGACCATGGAACCCTTTTATGCGGCTCTGATTCAGCGTCTGGCGACATGGCCATCACCGCAGTTTGAACAGTTGAAGCGCTGCTGGCTGAGTTTCAACCTTGATGAATACGTGGGTCTGCCGCCAGAAGACAGCCGCAGCTTCGCCGCCTACATGCATACCCAGCTGGGTTGTCATCTCGATCTCTCGCACTGCCAGTTGCAGCTGCCGGATGGAATGGCCAAGGATTCTGCGGAGGAGGCTCGACGCTATGGATCTGCGCTGCATGAAGCAGGAGGTATTGGTCTTCAGCTGCTTGGTCTCGGTGGCAACGGTCACGTGGGTTTCAACGAGCCTCCCTCACAACCCGGGAGTGGCTGCCGTGTGGTGACATTGGAGCAAGCCACGCGGATTCAGAATGCCAGTGCTTTCGGGGGAAACCCTGAAGAGGTGCCTGAGCAGGCCATCACACTTGGTCTTGATGAGATTCTTGCTGCAGATGAGATCCATCTGATCGTGACTGGAGCCGCTAAGGCAGAAATTTTGCGGACAGCGTTGCTCGACCCCTGCAGTGCCGAGGTTCCTGCCAGCTGGCTGCAGCGCCACTCGGCCGTGCATCTGTGGGTGGATGATGCCGCCTCTGCCCACCTTCCGATGTTGTCTTGA
- a CDS encoding SpoIID/LytB domain-containing protein, which translates to MFLHISIGRAAAGAALMLPVAVVALAADARTAITAQEPQMRVLVAEGSDLILRADGDQPLIVHGLASNELRFQRLQIRLRNNRLTVVDGRVDGRASLRISTTDPRGIWLGRRRYRGDLLLVVRSGRILAINQLGIETYLPSVVGSEMPAKWPLAALQAQAVAARTYALRQRGRKADFDVKATVSSQVYKGIESETPKTREAVATTRSLVLVHGGRLINAVFHSSSGGSTEPSGEVWQNQLPYLVSVEDHDQHSPVHRWNQRFEVADLRRRFEETGGVERLSVLSTSSTGRVRSARIQGPLGSLVLTGRQLRQRLGLKSTMVSFSLLQGDLGGAVESVKPADHGAKSPPQLIGLWRDSASGFSGAVDQAPAGRAVAAAPLPPPPLSARPNASIRSARPHKTSSGSMVLEAEGQGYGHGVGMSQWGAHGLASKGADFREILNHYYRGATIRPYRPADDPSVAFGTRSEPALMG; encoded by the coding sequence GTGTTTCTGCACATCTCCATCGGTCGGGCTGCTGCTGGAGCAGCTCTGATGCTGCCAGTGGCAGTCGTTGCTCTGGCCGCTGATGCCAGGACTGCGATCACCGCCCAGGAGCCACAGATGCGTGTTCTGGTGGCCGAGGGTTCGGATCTGATCCTGCGCGCCGATGGTGATCAGCCCCTCATCGTGCATGGTCTTGCCAGCAATGAACTCCGCTTTCAGCGTCTTCAGATTCGCTTGCGAAACAATCGCTTGACGGTCGTGGATGGCCGTGTGGATGGCCGCGCCTCGCTTCGGATCAGCACGACTGACCCCCGCGGTATCTGGCTCGGGCGCCGCCGTTATCGCGGTGACCTGCTGCTGGTGGTCCGCAGTGGGAGGATCCTGGCGATCAATCAGCTGGGTATTGAGACTTACCTCCCCAGTGTTGTGGGCAGCGAGATGCCTGCGAAGTGGCCGCTGGCAGCTCTGCAGGCTCAGGCCGTGGCAGCCCGGACCTACGCCCTCCGCCAACGCGGACGCAAGGCGGATTTTGATGTGAAAGCCACGGTCAGCAGCCAGGTCTACAAAGGAATTGAATCTGAAACGCCCAAAACCCGAGAAGCCGTTGCCACAACGCGCTCCCTGGTTCTGGTGCATGGCGGCCGTTTGATCAATGCTGTTTTTCACAGCAGTTCAGGAGGATCTACCGAGCCCAGTGGAGAGGTCTGGCAGAACCAGCTTCCATATCTCGTGAGCGTTGAAGATCATGACCAGCACAGTCCTGTGCATCGCTGGAATCAGCGTTTCGAGGTTGCTGATCTGCGACGTCGCTTTGAGGAGACCGGTGGAGTGGAGCGGTTAAGTGTGCTCAGCACCAGTTCCACCGGTAGGGTGCGATCTGCGCGGATTCAAGGCCCGCTGGGATCACTGGTGCTCACAGGTCGTCAACTGCGTCAGCGTCTGGGCTTGAAAAGCACGATGGTGAGTTTCTCCCTCCTACAGGGGGATTTAGGAGGTGCAGTCGAGTCCGTGAAGCCTGCTGATCATGGTGCCAAATCACCGCCGCAGCTGATCGGACTCTGGCGGGATTCAGCCAGCGGTTTCAGCGGTGCGGTTGATCAGGCTCCAGCCGGTCGTGCCGTCGCAGCTGCTCCCTTGCCACCACCACCACTCAGTGCGCGCCCAAATGCATCGATTCGCAGTGCAAGACCCCATAAAACATCCAGCGGTTCGATGGTGCTGGAAGCAGAAGGCCAGGGTTACGGCCACGGTGTGGGCATGAGCCAATGGGGAGCCCATGGTCTGGCCAGCAAGGGCGCCGATTTTCGTGAAATTCTCAATCACTACTATCGCGGGGCAACGATCAGGCCGTACCGACCGGCAGATGACCCATCAGTGGCATTTGGCACCCGTTCAGAGCCAGCCTTAATGGGTTGA
- the rnz gene encoding ribonuclease Z — MQVTFLGTSSGVPTRARNVSAVAVRLAQRSELWLFDCGEGTQHQFLRSDLRLSQLRRIFITHMHGDHVFGLPGLLASLGLSGSSGGVDLYGPDPLESYLEGVLRTSSTRIGYPLAVHQVRRAAEADRIVFEDKDLTVRATPLHHRVPAYAYRIEEKPKPGRFDIKKAQELAIPPGPIYASLKRGETVNLEDGRRIDGRTLCGPERAGASLVYCTDTVFCEAAVTLAKGADLLIHESTFSHAEADMAFQRQHSTSTMAAQTAAEAGVGQLVLTHLSPRYAPGNAVTADDLLAEARAIFPNTILAKDFLCLDVIASSRTGCCNSS, encoded by the coding sequence GTGCAGGTCACCTTTCTCGGCACCAGTTCTGGAGTCCCAACCCGTGCCCGCAACGTCTCAGCAGTAGCCGTACGACTGGCTCAGCGTTCGGAACTGTGGTTGTTCGATTGTGGAGAAGGGACCCAACATCAGTTCCTTCGCAGTGATCTGAGGCTGTCACAGCTGCGCAGGATCTTCATCACTCATATGCACGGTGACCACGTTTTCGGTCTTCCGGGCTTACTGGCGAGTCTTGGCCTGAGCGGCAGCAGTGGTGGGGTGGATCTGTATGGACCCGATCCACTCGAGAGCTATCTGGAAGGGGTACTGAGAACCAGCTCAACACGGATCGGCTATCCCCTCGCGGTGCACCAGGTCCGTCGTGCCGCTGAAGCGGATCGGATCGTTTTTGAAGACAAAGATCTCACCGTGCGGGCCACACCGCTGCACCATCGCGTTCCTGCCTATGCCTATCGCATCGAGGAAAAGCCGAAACCGGGTCGCTTCGACATCAAAAAAGCCCAGGAATTAGCGATCCCCCCCGGACCTATTTATGCCTCCCTGAAGCGAGGGGAAACAGTCAACCTCGAGGATGGACGGCGCATCGATGGCAGGACGCTATGCGGGCCGGAACGTGCCGGGGCAAGCCTCGTCTACTGCACGGACACCGTGTTCTGCGAAGCAGCCGTGACCTTGGCGAAGGGTGCAGACCTGCTCATTCACGAATCCACCTTTTCCCATGCCGAGGCCGACATGGCCTTTCAGCGTCAGCACTCCACCAGCACGATGGCAGCCCAGACCGCGGCTGAAGCAGGTGTCGGCCAACTTGTCCTCACTCATCTCAGCCCCCGCTATGCGCCTGGGAATGCAGTCACAGCAGACGATCTGCTAGCAGAGGCCAGAGCGATTTTCCCAAACACAATCCTGGCGAAAGACTTCCTCTGCCTGGATGTGATCGCTTCCTCAAGGACTGGA